Below is a genomic region from Acidobacteriota bacterium.
GCGTGGTGGTGACACCTGGCGTCATCGAGGCTTTGGTCAGGCGGCGATTTTATGGTTGTAGGGTTTGCGAGAGGGGAGGGCATCAATAATGAAGCGGCGATTTTCATTCCCGGATTTTATGGCTCTAAGGGTTCGGGGATGCTAATGAATCGCCAAGCGCCAGCGGCGATTGCCGCGCAGTTTATTGCCGTAAGGTTTGCGAGGATTAAGCCATGTACCTGCTGATTGTTTATGATATAGAGGTTAAGCGCGTCAATCGCGTCCATAAATTTTTGAAACGCTATCTGCACTGGGTGCAGAATTCGGTATTTGAAGGGGAACTCACCGATTCGCAAATCGAAGCGGTAAAGCTCGGATTACAGCGCATCATCGATGACGGCGATTCGGTGTTGATTTACACGGCGCGTGAGCAACGCTGGTTAAATAAAGAGGTGTTAGGAAGCGAACGCGCCGAAACCGGTAATGTCTTGTGAAGTAAGGACAAGGTTACTTCTATGGTCGTCGCCCGACGATTAATTGCCGTTTTGCAAGCGGCAAATCCGGCAACCTGCGCCCGCCGGTTGAAATAACTCAATGAATGCAAAACACGTTTTGCCGGTCGTCGAGGTCCGGCATTTTTCGCATCATCGTAGCCCGACGATAAAAATTCACTAAAACCCCATCAAAAGCCGCCGTAACTGTTGACATAATTAATCCGGGTAGATAAAAATATCGGGCATCAATCGAACCATCGTGGAATTGAAACCAGTGATCCAGCTTTCAGTTAATTTTTTCAGGTCTGCGCATCAATCGAACCATCGTGGAATTGAAACATAACTCATTGGCTTCGGTCAAGGTCATCGCTTCATAGCATCAATCGAACCATCGTGGAATTGAAACGTAAAAGAAGTCTACCTCTATAAGGTGTTTTCCGAGCATCAATCGAACCATCGTGGAATTGAAACGAAAGAAATAATTGTCCTATAGAAAGGTCTGCATTAGCATCAATCGAACCATCGTGGAATTGAAACAAACCAATAATGATAGAATTAAAACGAAAAGCGGGGCATCAATCGAACCATCGTGGAATTGAAACCTTGTCTCGACTTTCAAAACCACGTAGT
It encodes:
- the cas2 gene encoding CRISPR-associated endonuclease Cas2: MYLLIVYDIEVKRVNRVHKFLKRYLHWVQNSVFEGELTDSQIEAVKLGLQRIIDDGDSVLIYTAREQRWLNKEVLGSERAETGNVL